The window TTGTCCAGCTTTAAATGAAAATAATTCTTTTAATTCCGAAGGAACAGAAAATAATATAGAAACTGCATCTTTAGTTTCCTGTATTAGTTCTTTTATTTTTAGTTTGTAAAATGTATTCATTCTTAAATTTTGAATTGCAAAAATAACGAAGTTCTAACAAACCAAGTGTTAGCATTTTAATAAATGTATACCTAAGAATTTTATACATAAGAAAATTATGTATATATTTACGGCAAGAAAAACTTTCATTGCTAGTTTACGAAGCAATCTTTTTTATTGAAAAGGAAAATTTAAATGTCCGTTTGAGCGTAGTCGAGAACAAAAAAGACTTCTCGATACAATTTCGGTAGAAAAACAGAAATCACTCGAAGTGACTGCAACTGCAAAACGATTGAATAAAATCAATTTATAACATGAAAAAAAATAATTTACCAGTGATTTTAATTATTATAAGTACAGTATTAATAATTCTTAATTTTATGTTTACTTCAGATGATATGAATCTTGGGTTTTGGCTCAGAATTTTAGGAAGTGTCTTTTTAATTATAACAATGTTGTTGGTAATTAGAAACAGAAAACAACAATTACACGATTAAACATTTCAAAATATGGGAAATCAGAAATTATATAAAGGTTCTTTACAAACCATCATTTTAAAACTTTTGGCACAAAATGATAAAATGTATGGATACGAAATAACACAGAAAGTAAAAGAATTAACCAAAGGCGAGCTCAAAATAACCGAAGGTGCTTTGTATCCTGCTTTACATAAATTAGAAGCCGAAGGTTTGTTAGATGTTGAGGTTGCAAAAGTAGGGAACCGATTGCGTAAATATTACAAGCTTACCGAAAGTGGAACCAAAGAAACTGCCAATAAATTAGCCGAAATGCAAGAGTTTTTAAAAACGATGCAGCATTTGGTAAACCCTAAATTTAGCTTGGAGTAAGATGGAAAATAAATACGAAATAACCGAAAAGCAACTCGCTTTTTTGGAAGATTATTTGAAAAGGAAATATCCAAATTTCCAAGATGAAGTTAGAATTGAATTAATAGACCATTTAATTTCTGACTTTGAAGCAACAACACAAAACGGAAATTTATCTCAATATTTATCTAATGAATTAGGTTTTATAAGAAGATTTGCAAACCGAAGGGTAAGCGAATTTAAAAAAACCTACGGAAAACAAACGTGGAATCATTTTTTCGATTTTTTTACTGATTTAAAATTGTTACCAATTTCTATTGCCGTTTTTAGCATGTTTTATTTTTTAGCTGAAAAACTAAATAATAAATGGCTTTGGGGAACTTTTTTGATTCTTCAATCTGTAATTTTATTATTATCTGCTTTTTTTGGGATGATAAATAAAAAGAAATTAAGTAAAGTTGATGAGGTAAAGTATTTAGGAGCAGAAATATGGTTACCTTTTCTTATGATTCATCTAGCAGATGGTTTTGAGTTTAAATATTTCTTAATGTCCAATAGTTATTTATTCACAATCTATGCTTCATTTGCAATTATTTATGGCTTAGCGGCATTTATAGTTTTAAGAAAACAACGTAAAATTATTTTAGAAAAGTACAAACACTTGTTAAACTAACGCTATGGAATTAACAAAAGATCAAGTTTTACAAATAGACAATTATATTTCCGCTTGCGGAATAAAATATTATGATGTAAAAATGGAAATTGTAGACCATTTTGCATCAATTTTAGAATATAGATTAGAGAAAGAACCAAATTTATATTTTAAAAATGCAATTGTAGAAGAACATAAGAAATTTAGTGATAATGGATTTAAAAAACTGTTGGAAACTAAGACAAAATCTACTCACAAACGTTTTATAAAACAGACGTTTTTAAATTTTAAGACGTTTTTTAAACTTCCTAAAGTGATAATTTCTATTGCTTTATTTTTTGTTTTACTTCAAATAATGGATGTTGTTGAAAATAAAGAATATTTCTTCTTAGGTTTAAATTTTTTCGCCTTAATTCTAACTTTTTCTTTAGCTTTTATAGGTATGAAAAGAAGCAAAAAAGAAAGAACATTTTTAACTTTAAACATGACAATGAGGTTTGTAACCTTTTTTCATTCATTTGTTATTATTCTTCAGCTTTTTAATAACAGAGGTGAAATAAGCTTGTTAAATAAAAATCATAATTATCTACATATTGGTGCATATGTTTTATTGTTTTTATTATTCTGGTCTGGAGAATATGTATATTATCAAAATAAAAAAGAAGTACAACAACAATATCCAAACGTAATTGTATAAGAATGAAACTAACCCAAGAAAACATACAAAACCTATATAAATTCACCAGAAAACATTACGTGTATCATTACGATGTACAAACAGAGTTGGTAGATCATTTAGCAAATGATATAGAGCAAATTTGGGAAGAAAGCCCAAAGCTTTCCTTTGAAAAAGCGAGAGATACTTCCTTCAAAAAATTCGGAATTTTTGGTTTTATGGATGTTATAGAAGCCAAGCAAAAACAAATGAATAAACGGTATAGAAAGATTATGTGGCGTTTTTTTAAAGAATGGTATACAATGCCTAAAATTATTACAACATTAACGCTTGTTTTAGGGCTTTTTTGTTTGTTACAAATTCCGTTTTCGCAATATATATTGTTAGGTGTTTTATTTATTTTAGTTGTAATTGATTTAAGAAACCTATATATCAGAAGAAAAGAACAGCAAAAACAACAAAAGAAAGACAAAGTTTTTTTATTAGAAGCAATGATAGGCGATACAAGAAATGGTTTTTCTGGAATTATGTTTATTAATAGTTTTAACCTGGTTAATGCTTTTAAAACTGATTTTTCTCAACTCGAAAACCATATTATATTATTAATTTCTTTTGTTGCGGTAGCTATTTCAATTCTATTTTACGTCACTGGTTTTTTAATGCCTCAAAAAGCTCAAGAACTCTTAGAAGAAACCTACCCAGAATATAAAATGGTTAATTCTTTGTAACAAAATGAATTCGTTTGCTACTTATTAGATAATCAAACTAATTTACTACCAATGATTTCACACTTTTTAAACTTAGAATGGAAGCAGTTTTTTAGATCTGCTTCATTTGGAAAAAATGTAGGAATAAAAATCCTCATGGCTTTTTTTGCTATTATTATTTTAGTAAACTTTTTATTCTTAGGAGCTAAAGGATATTCTATTTTAGAGGAATTATTTCCAGGTAAAGATCCATTTGTTTTGGTCAATCAGTTTATGATTTTCATGGTCATTTCCGATTTAATTTTTAGGTACTTAATGCAAAAGATTCCAGTAATGGATATTAAGCCAATGTTGGCTTTACCAATTAAGAAAAACAAACTGGTAAACTATGTGTTAACAAAATCTGTTTTTTCATTTTTCAATTTCGGTTCTTTAGTTTTATACATACCTTTTGCTATTGTATTAATTATGGAAGGTTATAATGTTGCAGGCGTTGTTGGTTGGACATTTTTTATGATTATGTTGGCTATTTGCCTCAATTTTACTAATTTTTTAATCAACAAAAACAACATTGCTTTAGGAGTTTTAGTTGCTCTTTTAGGTGGTTTGTGGCTCGCTTTTAAATATGAATTAGGAAACGTAACAGGTTTCTTTGGTGATCTATTTTATGCAGTGTATCAAAACCCATTACTATCAATTATAGGAGTAATTTTTGCTGGAATTTTATATTATTTAAATTTTAAACAATTATCGAACGTTATATATTTAGATGGTGCTGTAAAAACAGAAAATCAAGAAGTTAATACTTCAGATTTATCTTTTGTAGATCGTCTGGGTAGCGTTGCTCCGTTTATTAAAAATGATATGCGACTAATTTGGAGAAACAAAAGAACAAAAACGGTTTTTCTTATGTCGTTTTTCTTTCTACTCTTCGGATTAATGTTCTTTACCATGGAAAGTTATAAAGACATGGAAGTAATGCAATTATACGGAGCTATTTTTGTAACAGCTGGTTTTAGTATGAATTATGGTCAGTTTGTTCCGGCTTGGGACAGTGAACATTATAGAATGTTAATGACTCAAAATCTTTCGTACAGAAAATTTCTAGAAAGCAAATGGTATTTAATGATTGTAATGACGGTTATTTTATTCGTTTTATGTACACCTTATTTGTACTTCGGAATACATAAATACTTATTAATTGTTGCCGGTTTTTTCTTCAATTTAGGTTTTACACCATTAATAATGCTGTATATGGGCGCATTTAATAAAAAAAGAATTGAACTTTCTTCAGGAGGATTAGCAAATACGCAAGGAACAAGTGCAGCACAGTTTTTGGTTATGATTCCGGTACTTGTTTTACCAATAATAGTGTATGCAATTGTAAATCATTTCTTAGGTTTTAATGCCGCAATTATTGCAATTGCACTTATTGGAGTTGTTTCTTTACTATTAAAAAACCCAATTATGAGTTTTATTGAAAAGAAATATCAAGAAAAGAAGTACGCAACCATTCACGGATTTAAACAACAAGACTAACCAACTTTAATTCAATATATAAAATGATACAAGCAAATAACATCACCAAAAAATACGGAAAAGCACAAGTATTAAATATAGAATCGTTAGAAATTCCTAAAGGACAATCTTTCGGGTTAGTTGGTAACAACGGAGCAGGAAAAACTACCTTTTTTAATATGTTGTTAGATTTAATTAGACCAACATCTGGCGAAATTATTAATAACACAGTTGTTGTAAATAAAAGTGAAGAATGGAAAACTTTTACAAGCTCTTTTATAGATGAAAGTTTTTTAATTGGATATTTAACTCCAGATGAATATTTCGATTTTATTGGCGATTTACGCGGAATGAACAAAGCCGATGTAAAAACATTTTTAAGTCAGTTTGATGAGTTTTTTAACGGAGAAATCATTGGAAAGAAAAAATACTTAAGAGATTTAAGTAAAGGAAACCAGAAAAAAGCAGGAATTGTTGGCGCAATGATGGGCAATCCGAAAGTTGTAATTTTAGATGAACCTTTTGCAAACTTAGATCCAACAACGCAAATACGTTTAAAAACGATGATTAAAAAGCTAACGGAAGACAAAGAAATAACCGTTTTAGTTTCTAGTCACGATTTAACGCATGTAACCGAAGTTTGCGAACGAATTGTAGTTTTAGACAAAGGAAATGTGGTAAAAGATATAGCAACATCTCAAGAAACTTTAACAGAATTAGAAAGCTATTTTTCTGCGTAAGCAAAAAAATCCTTTTTTATTCCTATTTTTACGCTCTCATTACAATAATAATCATTGATTTTAGTTGTATGTTAGAGCGTAATTTTTTTATGAAAAACCTTAAGAAAACAGTCCTTTTAGCAGTCCTTTTAATTGCAGTCTTATCTTGTAGCACAAGAAAAGACACTCTTGTTAGTCGTAATTTTCACGCATTAACCACAAAATACAACGTGCTTTTTAATGGAGAACAAGCGTTTATAAAAGGCTTGGAAGAAATAAGCAGCAAACACAAAGATAATTACTGGAAACGCTTATTAATTGAGCCAATAACGTTTGAGGACACTAAAATTCAAGCGCCAAAATTCAAAAATTCTATAGGAGAAGAAGACGAGAATAAAAATCTAACTTCATTTGAACTAGCAGAAGAAAAAGCGATAAAAGCGGTTCAGAAACATTCCATGAATATAAAAGGTAGAGAACGTAATCGTCAAATTGATGATGCGTATTTACTTTTGGGTAAATCGCGTTATTATACACAACGTTTTATTCCGGCTTTAGAAGCCTTAAATTATGTAATTGCAGAATATCCGGATGCTAATTTAATTAACGAGACAAAGATTTGGAGAGCAAAAACTAATATTCGTTTAGAAAATGAAAAATTAGCAATAGAATCTTTAAAATTATTGTTAGACGTTCAAGAAGGAGACGATAAACTAACCGACGAAATTAAAGAACAAGCACACACTGCAATGGCAATGGCGTATGCGAAGACAGATACAATTCAGAAAGTAATAGAACACTTAACGCTTGCAACTAGAACACATGAAAATAAAGAGCAAACTGCTCGTAATTTATTCATTTTAGGGCAAGTTTATAGTGAGTTAGATAGAAAAGATTCTGCAATTGTAGTGTTTCAAAAATTGGCAGACTTCAAGAAAATGCCATATAAATACCGCATTCATTCTAACATAGAATTGGTAAAAAACACATCGGCAGATTCTTCTTCAGTAGCGTTAATAAAGCGTTTTGAAAAGCTGATTAAGAATAGAGATAATCGTCCGTATTTAGATAAGTTGTATTACCACGTTGCGGTTTTACATGAAAATCAAGATAGTATTGCAGATGCAATTTCATATTATCAAAAATCATTAAAAGCAAAAGATGCAGATGATTATCAAAAAACATACACGTTTGAAAAGTTAGGTGATATTCATTTTAAAAATGCTGAGTTTATAAAAGCAAGTGTTTTTTACGACAGTGTTTTACAAGTTGCAACTGAAGATGTTGTGAATGAAAAACGTATAAGAAAAGTAAAGAGAAGACATAAATCTTTGGCTTCTTTGGGTAAATATGAAAACGTTTTAAAAATAAACGATAGCATTTTACATATTGCTAATTTACCTGAAGGTGAACAAAAAATATATTTTGAAAACTATATTGCTAAGATTAAAAAGCAAGATGAAGAAAATGCGCAACAACAATTAAATGCACTTTCTTTTGGTAATTCTTTTGGCGGAGGATCTTCAATATCAACAACAAACAATAGCGGAAAATGGTATTTTTATAATACACAAGCAAAGGCTTTTGGTGAAGCGGAATTTCAAAGAGTTTGGGGAACAAGGTCTTTAGAAGATAATTGGCGTTGGAGTGATAAAACAACAGTTTCTTCTAATGATACTGATGTTGATGCTGACAATCAAACTAATAAGCGTTACGAGTTGGCAACTTATTTAGAAACAATTCCAACAGATAAAGTAGCTATTGATAGTTTAACGTTTCAACGAAATGATGCGTTGTATCAATTAGGATTAATTTATAAAGAGCAATTTAAAAATCCGCAATTAGCAATTAAAAACTTAGAACGTTTGCAAACGGTTAATACAGACGAACGATTAAATCTGCCAATAAATTATCATTTGTATCAAATTTATACATCGTTAAATAGCCCGAAAGCAAACGAGTATAAAAACGTTATTCTAACGAAGTATCCAGACACAAAATACGCTCAGATTATAAAGTATCCAACCAAAAAATTAGCACAAGATGAAGAGGTTGATAAAATAGCAGATGCTTATAAAGATATTTATTATTTATATAAAGAGAATAAGTTTGATGAGGTAATAACGAAGATTGATGTGTTGCTGCCAACTATTTTAGAATCTAATTTATTGCCGAAATTCGATTTACTAAAAGCCTACGCAATTGGTAAAATAAAAGATAAAGAAACCTACAAAACAGCTATGGAGTTTGTAGCATTAACATATGCAAATACAGAAGAAGGGAAAAAAGCTAAAGAAATAGTAAAACAATTAAATTAACCCTTACAATTATTTAAAATGTTTAAAAAAGACCAAACTACTAACGAACAAAAAAAATCTTCAGAAAGAAATATTTTAGCACAAAACACACAAATTATTGGTAACATAACTTCTGATGGAGATTTTAGGATTGATGGAACTTTAGAAGGAAATTTAACTACTGATGGACGTGTTGTAATTGGTGCAAAAGGTCTTGTTACAGGGTCTGTAATTTGTGCAAATGCAGATATTGAAGGTGGGTTTTCTGGAGATTTAAAAGTATCTAAAACCTTAACGGTAAAAAGAACTGCAACTATTTCTGGAGATGTTGTTATTGGTAAACTTTCTGTAGAACCAGGAGCTACATTTAATGCAACTTGTAGTATGAAAGGTGCTGTAAAAGAATTAAAAAATGACAAAGAAAAGGCAACCGCTTAATAAATTTGTTCGCTTTACAGGAATTGCTTTTCAAATGGGATTAACAATTTACTTAGGTAATTTGTTAGGTGAATATTTGGATCAAAAATACCCAAATGAAAATGATGCTTACACCAAGGGAGTTACATTACTCGCTGTATTTGTCTCAATGTTTTCTGTAATTATGCAGGTTTCTAAAATTTCTAAAACTAATGATTAAAAAGATACTTCCTTTTTTATCGGCTATTATAATTGTATTTCTAATAAGTTATTTAGGTCATAGTAAATCGCTCGATTTGTTTAATTCTCAGTTATCATATTCACTTTTAAAAGTTTATTTATTTCACCTAATTGCATCTGCAATAGTCTTTACTTTAGTGGTTTTGGTGTTTTTTAAAATACCAAATCAAGCAGGTTATGCTTACTTAGCCTCTGTGTTTTTAAAACTTGGTTTCTTTGTTTTAATTTTTAAAGCGTCAGTTTTTACGGAAGTAGACTTAACAAAAGTAGAAAGGGTTTCTTTAGTGATTCCGTTATTTATCTTTTTAATTAGTGAAGCAATAGGAGTGTCAAAACTATTGAATAGCAATTAGTTCACTATTTTTCTTAGTAATTGTTGGGCATAAAAAAAAACTCTAAAAACTAACTTAAAAAATCTATCGTATTTTTAATTTATTATGTACCTTTGCACCGAATTTTAGGAAGCATAATTCTATATTTAATTTAAGGTATGGCGATAGCAACAAAATCTATCAAGTTTTTAGTATTATTTACAATAGTGTTTACATCTTTTACAGCTTTTGCTGGGGGAGATACTCCTTCTTCTGATAAAGATGGTCAAATTAATACTCCAAAAGGTATTAAAGAGTATATTCAACACCACCTTAAAGATTCTCACGATTTTTCGTTGTTTTCGTATTCAAATGATGCGGGTGAAAGAAAACATATTGGTTTTCCACTTCCTGTTATTGTTTGGACAAGTAACGGTTTAAAGACCTTTATGTCTTCGGAGTTTCATCATAATGATGATGGTCATGTGTTAGTTGAAAAAGGCGATACAAAATTAACTAAAATTCACGGTAAGATTTACGAATTAGACGCAGGTGCATCTACGGTTTCTTTTGATGGAGAACACCACGCAACAAATGCACATAAAGTTTTAGATTTCTCGATAACTAAAAGTGTATTCGGAATATTATTAGCAGCATTATTAATGTTTTTAGGTTTTGGTTCTTTAGCTAAAGGATACAAGAAAGGAGCAATTCCTACAGGAGTTGGTCGTATACTAGAACCATTAGTGTTATATGTTCGTGATGATATCGCAAAACCAAATATTGGAGAAAAGAAATATAGAAAGTTTATGCCTTATTTATTAACGGTGTTTTTCTTTATCTGGATATTAAACTTATTAGGTTTAACTCCGTTAGGTTTTAACGTAACAGGTCAAATTGCAGTAACAGTTTGTTTAGCTGTAATTACAACTATAATATACATAACTAACGGTAGTAAAGATTTCTGGGCACATACATTATGGATGCCAGGTGTACCAATGTTATTAAGACCTATTTTAGCAGTATTAGAATTAGCAGGTTTCTTGTTAATTAAACCATTTTCATTATTAGTGCGTTTATTTGCAAATATTACAGCAGGTCACTCAGTAGTAATGGGTATTGCAGCGTTAATGATTTTATTGAAAGCACAATTTGGAACCGTTGGAGCTACAGGAATATCATTTGTATTAACGTTGTTCTTAACAGTTATAGAATTATTAGTAGCTTTTTTGCAGGCATATATCTTTACAATGTTATCGGCATTATTTATTGGTATGGCAGTAGAAGAGCACGATCATGCACATGATCATTAAGGAATTGAAAGTAATAGTAAAAGTTTGTTTAATTTAATAAAAATCAATTAGTATGTACAATTTAATTGGAGCAGGATTAATCGTAATCGGTGGAGGAATCGGACTAGGTCAAATTGGAGGAAAAGCAATGGAAGGAATTGCTCGTCAACCTGAGGCTGCTGGTAAAATCCAAACAGCGATGATCATTATTGGAGCATTATTAGAAGGTTTAGCATTTGGTGCTTTACTTTTAGGAAAATAATTTTTTCAATACACAGAAACAAAAACACTTTCTGTAACGGTTGGTTACAGAAGTGTTTTTTAAAAAATTAAACAGCATAAAAAATTAGTAGTATGGATATTTTTAATGATTTTTCAATAGGATTATTTGCAATGCAAGCTGTAATCTTACTTGTATTATTATTTTTATTAGCAAAGTTTGCTTGGAAACCAATTATGAATTCTCTTGAAGAAAGAGAGTCTGGTATCGAAGATGCATTAGAAGCTGCAGCAAATGCACGTAAAGAAATGCAAAATTTACAAGCAGATAACGAAAAATTAATCAAAGAAGCACGTGCAGAAAGAGATGCAATGATGAAAGATGCTCGTGAGATTAAAGAAAAGATGATTGCAGATGCAAAAGAAGATGCAAAAGAAGTAACTTCTAAATTAATAGAAAGTGCACAAGCATCTATAGAGCAAGAAAAACAAGCTGCATTAGCTGAGATAAAAAAGAACGTAGCGGATTTATCTATTGGTATAGCAGAAACAGTAATCAGAAAAGAATTAGCTTCTAAAGACGATCAAATTAAGTTGGTAGAAGGTATGTTAAAAGAGGTTACTTTAAACTAAGAAGCGGTAATGAAACAATCTAGACCAGCATTAAGATACGCAAAAGCTATATTAAATATTGCTAAAGATCATTCTAGTGAAGCAGAAGTAAACGATAACATGAAAGTTATTGCTGCTACTATTGATGAAAGCAAAGATTTAGAGACAATGCTTGCAAGTCCAGTTATTAAAGCTTCAGACAAAAAGAAAGTATTAGACGCATTATTTGCAGAAAACTCTAATAGTGTAATAGCAGGTTTGTTTAATTTATTAGAAGAAAACAAACGTTTATCAATGTTGGAGTCTATTGCAAAGCAGTATACTGTAATTTTTGAACACTTTAGAAGTACGCAAGTAGCTAAAGTTACTACAGCAGTTGCTTTAACACCAGAAATGGAAGCTAAAGTACATGCTAAAATAGAAGAACTAACAGGCAATAAATCTAGCCTGGAGAATACTATAGATCCTACTATTTTAGGTGGATTTATATTAAGAGTAGGAGATGTGCAATATGATGCAAGTATCTCTAATCATTTAAGTGAATTAAGAAAGGAATTTGACAACAGTCATTTTATCCCAAAAATTTAATTATACATCAAATTATAACAGATGGCGGCAATTAAACCAGCTGAAGTTTCAGCAATTTTAAAACAACAATTAACAAACTTCGAAGCAAAAGCTTCTTTAAACGAAGTAGGAACTGTATTACAAGTAGGTGATGGTATCGCACGTGTATATGGTTTATCTAATGTTCAATACGGTGAATTAGTAGATTTCGGAAACGGACTTGAAGGTATTGTATTAAACTTAGAAGAAGATAACGTTGGAGTTGTATTATTAGGAGCTTCTACAGGAGTTAGTGAAGGATCAACAGTTAAACGTACAGAACGTATTGCCTCTTTAAGAGCAGGTGAAGGAATTGTAGGTAGAGTTGTAGATACTTTAGGAAGTCCAATTGATGGAAAAGGTCCTATCAAAGGGGAAACTTACGAAATGCCATTAGAGCGTAGAGCGCCAGGTGTAATTTATCGTGAGCCTGTAACAGAACCGTTACAAACTGGTATTAAATCTATTGACGCAATGATTCCTGTTGGTCGTGGTCAACGTGAGTTGATTATTGGAGACCGTCAAACTGGTAAATCTACAGTTGCTATTGATACCATTTTAAATCAAAAAGAATTTTACGATGCTGGTGCGCCAGTATACTGTATATATGTAGCTATTGGTCAAAAAGCTTCTACAGTTGCAGCAATTGCAAACATGTTAGAAGAAAGAGGTGCCTTAGCATACACAACGATTGTAGCAGCAAATGCATCAGATCCTGCAGCAATGCAAGTTTATGCACCATTTGCAGGAGCAGCAATTGGAGAGTACTTTAGAGATTCAGGAAGACCAGCTTTAATCATTTATGATGATTTATCTAAACAAGCTGTTGCTTACCGTGAAATTTCTTTATTATTAAGAAGACCACCGGGACGTGAGGCGTATCCTGGAGATGTATTTTACTTACACTCAAGATTATTAGAACGTTCTGCAAAAGTTATTAATGACGATAAAATTGCAAGTGAAATGAACGATTTACCAGATTCTTTAAAAGGAATTGTAAAAGGTGGAGGTTCTTTAACTGCATTACCAATTATTGAAACACAAGCAGGAGACGTTTCAGCATATATCCCAACAAACGTAATTTCTATTACAGATGGGCAAATCTTCTTAGATGGAGATTTATTTAACTCTGGTGTACGTCCAGCAATTAACGTAGGTATTTCTGTATCTCGTGTTGGTGGTAACGCTCAGATTAAATCAATGAAAAAAGTATCTGGTACTTTAAAACTAGATCAAGCTCAGTTCCGTGAATTAGAAGCGTTTGCTAAGTTTGGTTCAGATTTAGATGCTGCAACAATGAATGTTATTTCTAAAGGACAACGTAACGTTGAAATTTTGAAGCAAGCTCAAAACGATCCTTTTTCAGTAGAAGATCAAGTTGCAATTATCTATGCAGGTTCTAAAAACTTGTTAAAAGATGTACCAGTAAACAAAGTAAAAGAATTTGAAAAAGATTTTATTTCTTACTTAAATGCTAAACATAGAGATGCTTTAGATACTTTAAAATCAGGTAAATTAACTGATGAAGTTACTGATACATTAACAGCAGTAGCAAAAGAAATTTCAAGTAAATATTAAAAATTAGGAATTAGTGTTTAGTAGTTAGTAAATAGTACAAACTACTAAACACTAACTACTAACACCTAATTATAAACAATGGCAAACTTAAAAGAAATACGTAACAGAATTACTTCTATTGGTTCAACAATGCAAATTACAAGTGCTATGAAAATGGTATCTGCAGCAAAGTTGAAAAAAGCCCAAGATGCTATTACGGCAATGCGCCCATATTCTTCTAAGCTTACCGAATTGTTACAAAACTTAAGCGCAACATTAGATTCTGATGCTGGAGGTGCTTACTCTCAACAAAGAGAAGTAAATAATGTGTTATTAGTTGCAATTACTTCTAACAGAGGTTTGTGTGGTGGTTTTAACTCTTCAATTATAAAAGAAACAGTTAAAACAATCAATCAAAAATACAGCGATGCAACTGTAGACCTTTTTACAATTGGTAAAAAAGGAGATGATATTTTATCAAAAACAAATAAAGTAATTGAAAACAGAAACGATGTTTTTGATGATTTAACTTTTGATAATGTTGCAGAAATTGCAGAAAAATTAATGGCTTTATATGTAGATGGTACCTATGATAAAATAGAAATCATTTACAATCAATTTAAAAATGCCGCTACTCAATTGCCACAAGTAGAGCAATTTTTACCAATAAAACCTATTGAAGGCGGAGAAGCAATTACAAATTCAGATTATATTTTTGAGCCATCTAAAGAAGAAATAGTATTAGCATTAATACCAAAATCTTTAAAAACGCAATTATACAAAGGAATTAGAGATAGTTTTGCATCAGAACACGGTGCTCGTATGACTGCAATGCACAAAGCAACAGATAACGCAAAAGAATTACGTGACGAGTTATTATTAACGTATAACAAAGCACGTCAAGCGGCAATTACCAATGAAATCTTAGAGATTGTTGGTGGAGCGGAAGCTTTGAATAATTAGAAAATTATTAAATTTTTATAAAAAAAGCGAACCAATTGGTTCGCTTTTTTTATTTTCGAATATGTCAATGAATAAAAAGCTTAACGAAGATTATTTTAGAACAAAGAAAGTTCATAAAGAAAATAATGATAAGGGGAAAACATATAA of the Tenacibaculum todarodis genome contains:
- the atpB gene encoding F0F1 ATP synthase subunit A, translating into MAIATKSIKFLVLFTIVFTSFTAFAGGDTPSSDKDGQINTPKGIKEYIQHHLKDSHDFSLFSYSNDAGERKHIGFPLPVIVWTSNGLKTFMSSEFHHNDDGHVLVEKGDTKLTKIHGKIYELDAGASTVSFDGEHHATNAHKVLDFSITKSVFGILLAALLMFLGFGSLAKGYKKGAIPTGVGRILEPLVLYVRDDIAKPNIGEKKYRKFMPYLLTVFFFIWILNLLGLTPLGFNVTGQIAVTVCLAVITTIIYITNGSKDFWAHTLWMPGVPMLLRPILAVLELAGFLLIKPFSLLVRLFANITAGHSVVMGIAALMILLKAQFGTVGATGISFVLTLFLTVIELLVAFLQAYIFTMLSALFIGMAVEEHDHAHDH
- the atpE gene encoding ATP synthase F0 subunit C, with product MYNLIGAGLIVIGGGIGLGQIGGKAMEGIARQPEAAGKIQTAMIIIGALLEGLAFGALLLGK
- the atpH gene encoding ATP synthase F1 subunit delta, which gives rise to MKQSRPALRYAKAILNIAKDHSSEAEVNDNMKVIAATIDESKDLETMLASPVIKASDKKKVLDALFAENSNSVIAGLFNLLEENKRLSMLESIAKQYTVIFEHFRSTQVAKVTTAVALTPEMEAKVHAKIEELTGNKSSLENTIDPTILGGFILRVGDVQYDASISNHLSELRKEFDNSHFIPKI
- the atpA gene encoding F0F1 ATP synthase subunit alpha, coding for MAAIKPAEVSAILKQQLTNFEAKASLNEVGTVLQVGDGIARVYGLSNVQYGELVDFGNGLEGIVLNLEEDNVGVVLLGASTGVSEGSTVKRTERIASLRAGEGIVGRVVDTLGSPIDGKGPIKGETYEMPLERRAPGVIYREPVTEPLQTGIKSIDAMIPVGRGQRELIIGDRQTGKSTVAIDTILNQKEFYDAGAPVYCIYVAIGQKASTVAAIANMLEERGALAYTTIVAANASDPAAMQVYAPFAGAAIGEYFRDSGRPALIIYDDLSKQAVAYREISLLLRRPPGREAYPGDVFYLHSRLLERSAKVINDDKIASEMNDLPDSLKGIVKGGGSLTALPIIETQAGDVSAYIPTNVISITDGQIFLDGDLFNSGVRPAINVGISVSRVGGNAQIKSMKKVSGTLKLDQAQFRELEAFAKFGSDLDAATMNVISKGQRNVEILKQAQNDPFSVEDQVAIIYAGSKNLLKDVPVNKVKEFEKDFISYLNAKHRDALDTLKSGKLTDEVTDTLTAVAKEISSKY
- the atpG gene encoding ATP synthase F1 subunit gamma; translation: MANLKEIRNRITSIGSTMQITSAMKMVSAAKLKKAQDAITAMRPYSSKLTELLQNLSATLDSDAGGAYSQQREVNNVLLVAITSNRGLCGGFNSSIIKETVKTINQKYSDATVDLFTIGKKGDDILSKTNKVIENRNDVFDDLTFDNVAEIAEKLMALYVDGTYDKIEIIYNQFKNAATQLPQVEQFLPIKPIEGGEAITNSDYIFEPSKEEIVLALIPKSLKTQLYKGIRDSFASEHGARMTAMHKATDNAKELRDELLLTYNKARQAAITNEILEIVGGAEALNN
- a CDS encoding F0F1 ATP synthase subunit B, which encodes MDIFNDFSIGLFAMQAVILLVLLFLLAKFAWKPIMNSLEERESGIEDALEAAANARKEMQNLQADNEKLIKEARAERDAMMKDAREIKEKMIADAKEDAKEVTSKLIESAQASIEQEKQAALAEIKKNVADLSIGIAETVIRKELASKDDQIKLVEGMLKEVTLN